GGTGCTGACGCGTTCCATCTCGAAGCTATCAGGAATACTTAGACGTTCTCCATCAATTTCGAGAAAGATCTGGGGTATGGAGTTGTGCTTCTTCTGTACGGTCTCAACTTCCTGGTCGCTGTTGTCGGACTCGACTATGGTCGCAGGATCCCAGATACCCAAACTGCTCTTTCTTTGGAGACCCAAGCCCTTCATGACCGTGTCTACTTCTTGTATGCTAACCCTGGCCTTGCCACTCTTCTCCCTAGCATTGTCCGAATCCGACCCACTATCCGTAAAGTAGGTGTAGCCAGATAGCTGTGACCAATCACTGACCCTGCGCGTACATGTTGTGGATCCGGAGAAGCGTGAAGGTGGGCAGGGCTTGCTGAGTTTACGTGTAGATCGGATAGAAGGTGTCTCAATATCGAACTCGAGGTTGGATTCGTCGTCATAGAAGCGTGTGATGCTACCGTTGCTCTCACCATAGCTAGTATCCTTTTTGCTGTTAGGGAAGTATGCCGTGTTTGGGCGATACACGATAGTTTGACCCGAGTAAGTATAGTTATGGGAGCGCGGATAGCTGGTAACAACGTTATCGACGTCACCGTGGGTTACGTGCACGACGCTGCCAGCTACAGGTCCGGAAATGATACCGACACGGGGGCCAGGGGTTGAGGCTGGGGCTGGGGCTACAGGTCTGCTGATAACTTTACCCAGAGGCAGTAAAGTTGGTAAGTTGACCGCTATTATAGTTGATAGGACTTCGACGAGGCCCCAAGTAATGTATGATAGGTTGAAGTTGTTGCGGTAGCCTATGTCAACCCAGGACGTGAGTACCAAGTTGGTTTGGATGACGGCCGCAGTGCATGCACTGTAATAGTCAGCTAAATGCACGAATCACGATTGTTCTGCGATGCGAAAAGCTTACAATAGTCCGAGGCAGACTGATATCAAAAGATATAGCTCAGTCCAGATTTTGAACTTTGATCCAATGGCATTTGCCAGAGCAAATATTAGTAACAGTATGCTGGTGATTGCATTGATCACTGGAAAGACAGTTAGAAGAAGCTTGAGCATTGGATAGTGCTGATACTCACAATGGTTGGCCAGGGCCCAGTCCTCCGACTGACTTAGTGACATGCATTTCGCTTTGTCTCCATACGAAGAATCCCATGCTGCTGCGAGAGGAAGGCAGTGAACGAGTACCGATATGAACCATTCAAGGCTTTGCCAGAACACAAGCACTGGGTGTGTTAGTTCATCTGAGTATATTGCGTACCTTGGACAGGCTTACATATGAATCCAATGAGCACAACACCTCGGCTGATGTGCAAATAAGGATGGCATCTGGCGTTAGTTATAGACATGAGACTGAAAGCAGCAGACAGCTTAACAAAGCCCAGCCCAAGGATGTGAAAGGACTTCAAAGCCCATATCCATGGACCCAGCTTCAGTGTGTTACCTTCAGACGAAGATGATTCGGCATATTGCTTCCCAACTCCTAGCTCTACAGCGCCGGTAAAGGTCACGAAGATGCCAATTGAGCAGAGCTATCACAGTATTAGTTGCGAGAGTCTCACATCAATAAAGAAGATCAACTTACAGTTGCCAGGAGCATGAAACCATCGTCGGCTCCGAAGGAGCGCAGGAGCTTTGCGCGAGTGAAGAGGCGTAGCGAATAAATCAAAAGAGCGAATAGGACCAATGTGACAACAATTGCAAGATAGATAGGGCCCCGGTCGTAGACTAGCGAGGGCAGAGACGCAGCGAAACGAGTGACACTGCCATCGGCATCCATGGCAAGCTGAGACTACAGTATGTCTTGATGTTTCCTCGACGAACTCATGCAACTCGGCCAGAAGGGCGAAGAAGACGGGCTATGAAACGACAAATGTTCGAAGAGAAGAAAGGAGCGTGATATGGAAAGGTGATAGAAGGTCCGGGATGATTAGAAGAGGGCGTCCTGTGTAACTACATGAACATGGCGTTGAGCCGCAGTGCCACCGCTCATGCATGGCACACGGCTCCTCGCCGGAATAGATACGGTGATCTTGGAGCATCACCTGCACTGTGCGGGTCCAACCCAGCTGTCATTGCGAGCATGTAAGGTACGCGAGCGGGGAAGGCTATGCCGTGATACTACATTTGGATTCGTCATTTAGCTGCAGGGCTGCTAGTCTCTTCTGATACCGCCTGGGCACTCTAGTGATGATGTTTTTTTGCTTGATCAGGGTTGGTTCATGGCCTTCGCTTTCTTGATCTTAGCGATAAAGTGCTTTTTTTCAGGGTGTGGTTATCTTCCCCACCAGCACTGTCAAGATACTACTGATCTACTCCTTGGAAAGCAATTCTCCAGTACAAATTATGACCGATAGATATGCCGGCAGTCGGCTCCCGTGAGCTAGCTGATACAGCTGTCATGGTACTGTCGCGTGGAGAAGGCCTCAACTCATTCGGGTGCACGTGTCTTTCTCCATATGTACAACGTCAATAACAACTTCACAAGCTGGTGGCTTATGTCTTCGAGCAAGGGTAACGCTGGACTGCATATTGGAGAAGGTTATGGAAAAAAGGATTGGTAGTTGCAAAGACTGTTGCGCAGGGGCGTAATCCTCTTCTCCTGGGTAGTGCATATAAAGACCGGATTTTGGTCGAGAGGGGCTGAGTACACTATTGTTTTTCCCTTGATATTCCGATTAGCGAACAGACATTGCGGATCAACGCCACTGCGATTTTCGATAGGCAGGGAATCCGTAGAACGGTGACCTATGGGATGAAATACGAGGTCGCCCGCTCACGCATCAAGTTAAATCGTGCCTATCTGGTGCGTACTCGCAAGTGCTGATGCCTGCATATTAGCGGGATGAAACGCGCTTCTCAAAAAGCAAGACAGTGTTGAGTGGTGGTTATGGAGCTAAGGAGGAGGGAGGCTTGGACGACGGTCGCGGGGAGGTTCCAGCGACGTGCCGGTCTTGGCACGCTAATCTGGCTCAACAGCACCCTCCCATAAGCACAGTACCACTTCTGCTACAAACCATCGCGAAGCTAACTTTATCATCCCGTGTCCGACACCTCCAGACCAACCCTCGGTACCCTTTCATAAACATCATCGTCAAGCACCGATCTGTGCCTGGGGCCGAACGCTCCCGTGATCGACGATTCCGACTGCCCCGTATGCGCCGCGTCTCTGTTCAGTTCTCGGTCATCGCCGTCGAAGAGACCGCCTCGAGATGACTATGGCGGAATTCGTGTGACTGTGGAGAAACACCATAGTCACACAGACTATTATGGGAAATTACGAGCAATGGGTACAGCCGGGCCATGCTTCAACGAATCTACGGTATTTCAGAGAATCAAAAAAGTATCTTATACACGGCGGTCTGGACTGTGGCTAGGCGACAATTGCAAATCTTCTTCCAATCGTGCTTGTCGTTACTCCTTCCTCTGAAAGGTCTATCAACCGCGCTTTTCGACCCAGATGGCGACTACTGCAATTACTACCGATTCCGTGAGCCGCCCTGCGTCGGGCCAGTACATGATTACACCAAGACTATGCCTTGGTGCATCTTTTTCGGCTTCTCGGCTTCTTCCGCCACGTTGCCGGGCGCGACACATGCAATTCCAGTCTCCGTTCGTCCCCGGTAACCGTCGCCATGATGACCGGAACATGTCGCTGGTTGAATAAGACTTAGCATGCAAGCCTGCTAGCTTTGAGACTAGACTCGGGATGTGCAGCCTTCATCTGTCGAAACCGATTACAGTCCGGAGCGTTAACAGCCGTTGGCGAGGACAGGTTGCAAGTTAACCCGAAAGGTCTATCAGACCTACTGTATCACTCCATTTGCGACTGATTCCATTAAGAGTAGGGCTATTCAGATACAAACAAACCCGCGAGCTCAATTAGTGGGTAGCCACGTGTCTTCAAACTGGTCATAGCAAAATAGCAGATCGCCCGGCTGTTTTCAACGATTGGAGTTCGGCAAAAACTCCCGTGCAACTACTTGTTCTAGCCGTTACTAAGGAAATTGTCCCAACAGTATACATCGGATTCTGAGATCAACATACCATGGCCATTGATTTGGTAGACAACCTCTACCGGATGCCCACTGATTGCGAAATTCCAAGGTAACTGAAGCTTCATCTAGAGACGTACCTTGGGCCATGAAATCTCCTAAAGTGAACAAGGGGAACCGATTTTAGTCCAACTCAACAACAGTATAGGAAAATGGCTGGCTGGTAGCGGTCAGAGCTactagaggctcgagatgGGAGCCGAGCTCTGGTTTGGGTGTTGAAAAACTAACTTCCATGGCATTCTTGCATGCTCTTCTAATTTCGCATACCCTGCCATACATGGGCTTCTCAAACCGCATTGTATATTGCTACTTCCGCATATAAGACACCGTGCGAGTGAGATGGTTTTTCAAGACCGGCAGGACCCagcctctccatctccatcagTGCAGTAAGACTATATTTATAGTTTGACAGGAGTGTTTTACTTGGTACACAGGGTGTAGCAGCCGCGCGTGCAGTGATGATCCCAAACCTTCGCCTGGCCTGAGTTCGCTATGGTTCACTTAGCGTTCAATCATGATTCAGGAATAACCCTATGGTCACCTCGAAATATGGCGTCGCAACAGTCCTATTCATTTTCCCCGTCGCGGCTTAGTTTTCCAGTAGACGCGATATCTGGAAGCGCTTGGTTCTGCCTGCATGCTTGTAGCATTAGGTACGTAACGGGAATGGTGTACTGATCATCGCAGACAAGTGTACCCGCAGACCTTGGGGGCTATGCTGGCGGCATTATCATGTTAGCAGGAAAAGCAACTGTGAGATCGGATCCACTGGTTTCCGTGATGGGGAGTTCCGCATTGCATTCAAGCGGATTTGCTTCCCCGCGTCATATAAGACCCACGAAAAAGAGTTCAAGCTTTTTATGTAAGCTTCTGACGCTCACGAACTCCCTTTAGAGATCAACCAATCGACTGATCTAAATATCCAACTTTTGTCAAGCTTTCCGGTGTTCTGTTGAGTTGATGCCACTGACATCCATCTCACAGCATGACAACTCTGTCATCACCAGTCGTTCCACTGCTATTGAGCGGACTATTGCAGGGTGTGGTTTACTAAATTGAGAAAGGACGACTCTGTCCTCATCAATGCGACCAGATCTGCTCAAATCAGCAGCCCTTACTTGAATGGTAATACATTCATTGTTGACTGTACTAGCCGAAGGTTGGTAGGTGTACTACCGCCACCTCTGCACAATAACCGTCAAAACTCCGATTAACTACCATGAAGAAGTCCAGTGTGTCTCTAAATCGCAATTGTTGCCACGATCCGTGAGTAAGCGAATTTGTGAAACTGTTATATCGCGCATTGAGATATCCAGATTCTTAGCACTCTGCAACAACCCATGACTGAACGGCAGGATGCATCCACCTACAAGTAGAACTCAATTAATCCTCCCATTCCGCAAGTAAAAGCGTCACGATGCCATGCCCCCACTCTGAGATTATCGGTTCAACCAAATGCAATGCTTAAGCCCCACCATCAAACCCCCTCACTAGCAAAAAATCTGTCCGACATGACCCCACCCCACCAACCCATCTCTCACCCCTCCAAAGCCAGCACCGCCTTCCAATTCATTTCAACTTATCTACATATACCTATCATTTCCAATTTCTTTCATCATTACTAAGCAACGGCCTAATGGCCCAATGGCAAGGCGCTTGACTACGATCACATCGAAATCAAGAGATTCCAGGTTGTAAGTTCAACCCTTCAATGCCTTGCATTCGAATCCCGACTAACACTCTTCCCAGCGACCCCTGGTTAGGTCAGCAATATTTTCAGCATCGGTGGTTTAGTGGTAAAATTAGCCGTTGCCATTCCAGTTTCGGCTAGCCCCGGGTTCGGTAAGTTCAGAGCATTCTGAGAGACAGTGAGCAGTTGAACTAACAGTTGAAAAGATTCCCGGCCGATGCAACTTGCAACATTCTTTTTTTTTGCGAGAGGGGAGGGAGAAGGGGAAAGAAGATAGGATAGACGCTTTTTTTGTAGCAAGGTAGGTAGGTGATATAGTATGTCTTATTGCTGTAGCTTTATGCTATGCGTATAATAGGCTTTAAGGCCCTTCTTTGTGACTATAAGTCTAAGTTGTACATTGTAGGCTGTGAAGGTATATACGCATGCTTGAATGACAGGTATCCCTGCCCCTCTCTCATCCTCACTTGATAATCATTGTGGCCGCTTGGGTGATGTTGCTGTTGTCATGAAGTGCTACTCACCGGTGAATGTCGATTTCTCATCCTCATGTGCTTGCGCATTCACCGACGATAGCTTAACAACGGAAGGAAGCAAAAGAATAAGTTGGCGGACCCAAATCCTGTGATCCTACACCACACTACTTCTTTCACGCAATACACAGCCATCGCCAAAAAAACTCCTTTTGTAAGTCCTCTCCATCAGCAGAAGACCGCCATGAGAGCTCTGGATAGCTCTCGTGTTCTTTCCACGGGCGTAGCATACGGCAGCCACTACCTCGTCACAGAAAATGGTGTCTTGGATGCATCTTCATTACCATGGCTCCTGGCTCCTACAACCAAAGCTATTTCCATCGCAACAGCAATGTCAGCCTCTATAACTCAAGCAGACCAGACACCGGGTGACCACGTCACAACCGCGTTGAGAAAAAATGGACCCAAAGAAGCCAATTCCTGCGCGCAAGCCTTTGACGGCCAAGGAGACTCACGAAGTGAGAGCAATCATTTTCGACGTCATAGTTCGAACTCATCATGGCAGACACTGCAAAACTTGGGCTTCACCAACCCCCTGCGCACCGTCAACAACAGTACAAGAGATGAGGGCGAGCTCATTTCAGACATGACACCGACAGACGCCAATGTCGGCAAGCCCACTTCGATCAGGGAAAGCATTGCTACGGCCATGAGCTCCATGCACCTGCCCGGGCCCAAGCCCAAGCGCTCGGCGTCCAACGAGCTTCTGAAGATTGACGACCTTGAGAACTACCAGCAAGCATGTACCGAGTACAAGCAGGCACTGAAAGAGGGTTGGAGCAAGGAGCGACTGTTGGCGCTGGTTGATGCCTGGCAGAAGATTGACGGGGGAGGAGGCCGCAAAGGATAGGTGGGCTAGAGCTCACTCACCTACGGGATTTGAAGGTAAGAAAAATGTCTTTGAACTTCCAGTATATCAATGTGCAGGTTGGCTAACAGTAATAGGGTGGTCTGCTTTGACATGTTTGCGTTTGTCGCGAGACGATGCGATGAACGTTCGGCGAGGCTGCGTCGATACCCACGATACCCACGATACCCTCAGACGCGCTGGAGAAGCCTAAAAGTTTTTGTTTACTGGAATCGTGCCGCAATCAACTGCATTGGAAATTAGGGAGGAGAAAGGCGTTGCTGAGCAAGGCTGGGAGCATTGCAAAAAGCAAAAATCATGTCATGTATTTGAGCGCAACAGCGCGAGACCAGAATACAAAAGCAGAGGCGATAAGCTGAATAATCGCAAACCTGGAAACCCGATGGAAAGAAGGGCCGAAGTGATGAACGTTATGATGTGCCTTATGACGATCAGGAACGCGGACAAGGATTTTGGCGTAATTCGGTCGCCCCTACGTCATCGCTCTGCAACCTAACATAACACAGCTGGTTCTTACTCTACCTCACACCACCAACACAAGCCATTGAAACTCTGCACAACACTCCAACTTTACCCATTCACATCTAAAACTTCTCACATTCAAATCACAATGGGTTGGTTCAGCTCCACAGAAAAGTCCGCTGCGGCGACTCACCCCGTCAACCTCGACGTCACAAAAGAATACGGTTCAGCAGCCGAGCAAGACCGCTACGGCCAGCATTtcgcctcctccaccgatGCCATCCGCCGCGGCATCGACAAAGGTGTCGACAAGATCCAGAACGCAGCCAAGACCGCCGGCTCTGGTGCTGAGCAGGACCGCTACAGCGAGCACCTCAGCATTGGCGACCGTGGCTACAATGCCTTGAAGGCCGCTGCCATGTACAAGGGTGATGGCGCAGAGCAAGACCGATACAACAGCCACTTTAGCCCAGCTCTACACAGCATCGACGCCTTCAAGGCCATCAAGGCAGCAGGAAGCGTTGCCGCAAACGGAGAGAAGAACGCTAGCTGGTATGGATTGGGATACGATGGTCAGCAAAGGGCTAAGCTCTTGGCTGGAGGTGGCATGGGTGCTGAGCAGGTAAGTCAATCTTCCATCACAGCGACACAAGGACCATGTTGACAATGTTGTAGGACCGCCTAGGACAGCACTTTTCCTTGAGCAAGGACGCTGTTGCCAACGCCGCGCAGAGA
This sequence is a window from Pyrenophora tritici-repentis strain M4 chromosome 4, whole genome shotgun sequence. Protein-coding genes within it:
- a CDS encoding DUF2339 domain containing protein → MDADGSVTRFAASLPSLVYDRGPIYLAIVVTLVLFALLIYSLRLFTRAKLLRSFGADDGFMLLATLCSIGIFVTFTGAVELGVGKQYAESSSSEGNTLKLGPWIWALKSFHILGLGFVKLSAAFSLMSITNARCHPYLHISRGVVLIGFILLVFWQSLEWFISVLVHCLPLAAAWDSSYGDKAKCMSLSQSEDWALANHLINAITSILLLIFALANAIGSKFKIWTELYLLISVCLGLFACTAAVIQTNLVLTSWVDIGYRNNFNLSYITWGLVEVLSTIIAVNLPTLLPLGKVISRPVAPAPASTPGPRVGIISGPVAGSVVHVTHGDVDNVVTSYPRSHNYTYSGQTIVYRPNTAYFPNSKKDTSYGESNGSITRFYDDESNLEFDIETPSIRSTRKLSKPCPPSRFSGSTTCTRRVSDWSQLSGYTYFTDSGSDSDNAREKSGKARVSIQEVDTVMKGLGLQRKSSLGIWDPATIVESDNSDQEVETVQKKHNSIPQIFLEIDGERLSIPDSFEMERVSTNKDQPIAGCTCPPTETRAKPEEPRGERHYGHRASLQSEADSSEVTIIRSRHVSMCDLRESEGERESPKRFSARDWISRVRS